A stretch of the Streptomyces sp. NBC_00078 genome encodes the following:
- a CDS encoding TetR/AcrR family transcriptional regulator: MTPAAPAYRRLSVEERRSQLLEAALGLFAHRAPEEVSLDDVAEAAGVSRPLVYRYFPGGKQQLYEAALRSAADELQQCFDEAREGPLLRRLARALDRYLAFVDQHDAGFSALLQGGSVVGTSRTTAIVDGVRRAAAEHILSHLEVTDPGLLLRMTVRMWITAVEAASLIWLDEDKQPPVDELRDWLVEQFTAVLSVTAGRDPQTAALVRALAENV; this comes from the coding sequence ATGACGCCTGCCGCGCCCGCCTACCGCCGCCTGAGCGTCGAGGAGCGCCGCAGTCAGCTCCTCGAAGCCGCTCTCGGTCTCTTCGCACACCGCGCCCCCGAGGAGGTCTCCCTCGACGACGTGGCAGAGGCGGCCGGGGTGTCGCGGCCACTGGTGTACCGGTACTTCCCCGGCGGCAAGCAGCAGCTGTACGAAGCCGCGCTCCGGTCCGCCGCCGACGAACTGCAGCAGTGCTTCGACGAGGCCCGCGAAGGCCCCCTCCTGCGCCGTCTGGCCCGTGCCCTCGACCGCTATCTCGCCTTCGTCGACCAGCATGACGCCGGCTTCAGCGCACTGCTGCAGGGCGGCAGCGTGGTCGGGACGTCCCGGACGACCGCCATCGTGGACGGCGTACGCCGGGCCGCAGCGGAGCACATCCTGAGCCATCTGGAGGTCACGGATCCCGGACTGCTGCTGCGCATGACCGTACGGATGTGGATCACCGCGGTCGAGGCGGCCTCCCTGATCTGGCTCGACGAGGACAAGCAGCCGCCGGTCGACGAGCTGCGGGACTGGCTGGTCGAGCAGTTCACGGCCGTCCTCTCGGTGACCGCGGGCCGGGACCCGCAGACCGCCGCGCTGGTGCGGGCGCTGGCGGAGAATGTCTGA
- a CDS encoding diiron oxygenase: MTTLTEADALDGLRDALGLLKDREQVAERLLASSARHSFDPDKELDWDAPFEEGKWFWPPELVSLYETPMWKRMSEEQRILLSQHEAAALASLGIWFELILMQLLVRHVYDKAATSAHVRYALTEIEDECRHSKMFARLIERGDAPWYPVARVHQNLGRLFKTISTTPGSFTATLLGEEVLDWMQRLTFPDERVQPLVRGVTRIHVVEEARHVRYAREELRRQMVTAPRWSQEFTRVTSGEFARVFSVAFVNPEVYTNVGLDQREAMAQVKASGHRREVMQSGAKRLTDFLDDIGVLRGVGRRLWRSSGLLA; this comes from the coding sequence ATGACGACCCTGACGGAAGCCGACGCGCTGGACGGTCTGCGCGATGCGCTCGGGCTGCTCAAGGACCGCGAACAGGTGGCCGAGCGCCTTCTCGCCTCCTCCGCCAGGCACTCCTTCGACCCGGACAAGGAGCTGGACTGGGACGCGCCCTTTGAGGAGGGCAAGTGGTTCTGGCCGCCGGAGCTGGTGTCGCTGTACGAGACGCCGATGTGGAAGCGGATGAGCGAGGAGCAGCGGATCCTGCTCTCCCAGCACGAGGCGGCGGCGCTCGCCTCGCTGGGCATCTGGTTCGAGCTCATCCTCATGCAGCTGCTGGTCCGGCACGTCTACGACAAGGCGGCCACGAGCGCGCACGTGCGGTACGCGCTCACCGAGATCGAGGACGAATGCCGGCACTCGAAGATGTTCGCCCGGCTGATCGAGCGCGGGGACGCGCCCTGGTACCCGGTGGCCCGCGTGCACCAGAACCTGGGCCGGTTGTTCAAGACGATCTCGACCACGCCGGGCTCCTTCACGGCCACCCTGCTCGGCGAGGAGGTCCTCGACTGGATGCAGCGGCTGACGTTCCCGGACGAGCGCGTGCAGCCGCTGGTCCGCGGCGTCACGCGCATCCACGTGGTCGAGGAGGCCCGGCATGTCCGGTACGCCCGTGAGGAGCTGCGGCGGCAGATGGTGACGGCGCCGAGGTGGTCGCAGGAGTTCACCCGGGTCACCTCCGGCGAGTTCGCGCGGGTGTTCTCGGTCGCCTTCGTCAATCCCGAGGTCTACACGAACGTCGGGCTGGACCAGCGGGAGGCGATGGCACAGGTGAAGGCCAGCGGGCATCGGCGGGAGGTCATGCAGAGCGGCGCGAAGAGGCTGACCGACTTTCTGGATGACATAGGCGTGCTGCGAGGCGTCGGGCGGCGGCTGTGGAGGTCGTCGGGCCTGCTGGCCTGA
- a CDS encoding ferritin-like domain-containing protein, translating to MPTYDLYAMDAGEPHWQVPATGAARFAWEYDDGRDRLLALYQKGKDKQWDGQRRIDWDLEVDPYDPLGTPDESMSLYGTRHWAKMTDKDKGELRKHYASWQFSQFLHGEQGAMICAARIVESVPDLDAKFYSATQTMDEARHAEIYGRFLHEKVGMLYPINDNLQSLLGDTLRDSRWDMPYLGMQVLIEGLALAAFGMIRDTTDKPLPKQILAYVMQDEARHVAFGRMALRDYYKQLSDAELREREEFVIEGCYLMRDRLRGVEVLENFGIPTAEAEEYSEQSEFLALFRQLLFSRIVPCVKDIGLWGKRLQQAYVDMGVFEMGDSNLDLLMAQDEEIAERLDAKRFAVEEQERVAEVTGAIEAGAAEG from the coding sequence ATGCCGACTTACGACCTGTACGCCATGGACGCGGGAGAGCCCCACTGGCAGGTGCCGGCGACCGGCGCGGCGCGTTTCGCCTGGGAGTACGACGACGGCCGTGACCGCCTGCTCGCCCTGTACCAGAAGGGCAAGGACAAGCAGTGGGACGGGCAGCGGCGGATCGACTGGGATCTGGAGGTCGATCCGTACGATCCGCTCGGGACCCCGGACGAGTCGATGTCCCTGTACGGCACCAGGCACTGGGCCAAGATGACCGACAAGGACAAGGGCGAACTGCGCAAGCACTACGCCTCCTGGCAGTTCAGCCAGTTCCTGCACGGCGAGCAGGGCGCGATGATCTGCGCCGCGAGGATCGTCGAATCGGTCCCCGACCTCGACGCCAAGTTCTACTCGGCGACCCAGACGATGGACGAGGCGCGGCACGCGGAGATCTACGGCCGTTTCCTGCACGAGAAGGTCGGGATGCTGTACCCGATCAACGACAACCTCCAGTCCCTGCTGGGCGACACGCTCCGGGACTCGCGCTGGGACATGCCCTACCTCGGTATGCAGGTCCTGATCGAGGGCCTGGCGCTGGCCGCCTTCGGCATGATCAGGGACACCACCGACAAGCCCCTCCCCAAGCAGATCCTGGCCTACGTCATGCAGGACGAGGCCCGGCACGTGGCCTTCGGGCGCATGGCGTTGCGCGACTACTACAAGCAGCTCAGCGACGCCGAACTGCGCGAACGCGAGGAGTTCGTCATCGAGGGCTGCTACTTGATGCGCGACCGGCTGCGGGGCGTGGAGGTGCTGGAGAACTTCGGCATCCCGACCGCGGAGGCCGAGGAGTACAGCGAGCAGTCCGAATTCCTGGCGCTGTTCCGGCAGTTGCTGTTCTCCCGCATCGTCCCCTGCGTCAAGGACATCGGGCTGTGGGGCAAGCGGCTGCAGCAGGCGTACGTGGACATGGGCGTGTTCGAGATGGGCGACTCGAACCTGGACCTGCTGATGGCCCAGGACGAGGAGATCGCGGAGCGGTTGGACGCAAAACGGTTCGCGGTGGAGGAGCAGGAGCGGGTGGCCGAGGTGACAGGGGCGATCGAGGCCGGCGCGGCCGAGGGGTGA
- a CDS encoding DUF3291 domain-containing protein yields MTSAVAYELAQVNIGRLRAPLDSEQLKDFVDNLDPVNADADAADGFVWRLQDETGDATDVAVLGDEWLIVNMSVWRDADALTAYMYQGRHREMLARRRDWFERVQEAMVALWWVPSGHRPTVAEAESRVLHLRANGPTPYAFTLRTAFPAQGAEPVPLQVPDGLGCSV; encoded by the coding sequence ATGACTTCTGCCGTCGCGTACGAACTCGCCCAGGTGAACATCGGCCGCCTCAGGGCCCCGCTGGACTCCGAGCAGTTGAAGGACTTCGTCGACAACCTCGACCCCGTGAACGCCGACGCGGACGCCGCCGACGGTTTCGTGTGGCGGCTGCAGGACGAGACCGGCGACGCGACGGACGTGGCCGTCCTCGGCGACGAGTGGCTGATCGTCAACATGTCGGTCTGGCGCGACGCGGACGCGCTGACGGCGTACATGTACCAGGGCCGTCACCGCGAGATGCTCGCCCGCCGCAGGGACTGGTTCGAGCGGGTGCAGGAGGCGATGGTGGCCCTGTGGTGGGTCCCGTCCGGACACCGCCCCACGGTCGCCGAGGCGGAGTCCCGCGTACTGCATCTGCGCGCGAACGGCCCGACGCCGTACGCCTTCACCCTGCGGACGGCGTTCCCGGCGCAGGGGGCGGAGCCGGTGCCGCTGCAGGTGCCGGACGGTCTGGGGTGCTCGGTCTAG
- a CDS encoding penicillin-binding transpeptidase domain-containing protein encodes MTKHIRHAGFFCTLLLAALLVNAARLQIYKAQSYDGNVANRRSAIARYHQPRGDILVGGESVTGSRDSHEQLRYERTYRDGPLYAPVTGFASQVYGTTLLEHSGDAVLSGTDPMLSPFPLVNGLTRAQGRGGNVVTTLNAAAQRAAYEGLDGRKGAVAAIEPSTGRVLALVSSPSYDPTVLSGNAAATARSWYRLNSDPDKPMLNRAVRQTYPPGSTFKVVTAAAALDAGVVTDLDRATGSPDPYRLPGTTTSLMNEGEGCEDAPLRDAFEWSCNTVFAKLGVDVGVADMARTAQAFGFNNADLRIPFSVTPSTFDTRVDRAQLALSSIGQYNTRATPLQMAMVAAAVADGGQVRTPYLVERTTTRGGATVATAGSRPTRQAMRPETADRMKELMEDVVREGTGTNAAIPGAIVGGKTGTAQHGIGNAGVPYAWFVSWAQDERDLEPKVAVAVVVEDGSAERGDITGGGVAAPIARAVMESVLNSRE; translated from the coding sequence ATGACGAAGCACATCCGGCACGCCGGCTTCTTCTGCACCCTGCTGCTCGCCGCGCTCCTCGTCAACGCCGCCCGCCTGCAGATCTACAAGGCCCAGTCCTACGACGGCAACGTCGCCAACCGCCGTTCCGCCATCGCCCGTTACCACCAGCCGCGCGGCGACATCCTGGTCGGCGGCGAGAGCGTCACCGGCTCCCGGGACTCCCACGAGCAGCTCCGTTACGAACGGACCTACAGGGACGGCCCGTTGTACGCGCCCGTGACCGGCTTCGCCTCCCAGGTGTACGGCACGACGCTCCTGGAGCACAGCGGGGACGCCGTCCTGTCCGGCACCGACCCGATGCTCTCGCCGTTCCCCCTGGTGAACGGCCTCACGCGGGCCCAGGGCCGGGGCGGCAACGTCGTCACGACCCTCAACGCGGCGGCGCAGCGGGCGGCCTACGAAGGGCTGGACGGGCGCAAGGGCGCGGTGGCGGCGATCGAGCCGTCGACGGGGCGGGTGCTGGCGCTGGTGTCGAGTCCTTCGTACGACCCCACCGTGCTGTCGGGGAACGCCGCGGCGACGGCTCGGTCCTGGTACCGGCTGAACTCCGATCCGGACAAGCCGATGCTCAACCGGGCGGTGCGGCAGACGTACCCGCCGGGTTCGACGTTCAAGGTGGTCACGGCGGCGGCAGCGCTGGACGCCGGTGTCGTCACGGACCTCGACAGGGCGACCGGCTCGCCCGACCCGTACCGGCTGCCGGGCACCACCACCTCGCTGATGAACGAGGGCGAGGGCTGCGAGGACGCCCCGCTTCGGGACGCCTTCGAGTGGTCCTGCAACACCGTGTTCGCGAAGCTGGGTGTCGACGTGGGCGTGGCGGACATGGCGCGGACGGCGCAGGCCTTCGGCTTCAACAACGCGGATCTGCGGATCCCCTTCTCGGTGACGCCGAGCACCTTCGACACCAGGGTCGACAGGGCGCAGCTGGCACTGTCGTCGATCGGGCAGTACAACACGCGGGCCACGCCGCTGCAGATGGCGATGGTCGCGGCGGCCGTGGCCGACGGCGGGCAGGTGCGGACGCCGTATCTGGTGGAGCGGACGACGACGCGGGGCGGTGCCACGGTGGCCACGGCGGGCTCGCGCCCCACGCGCCAGGCGATGCGCCCGGAGACCGCCGACCGGATGAAGGAGCTGATGGAGGACGTCGTCAGGGAGGGCACCGGCACCAACGCCGCGATCCCCGGCGCCATCGTCGGCGGCAAGACCGGTACCGCCCAGCACGGCATCGGCAACGCCGGTGTGCCGTACGCCTGGTTCGTGTCGTGGGCGCAGGACGAACGCGACCTGGAACCGAAGGTCGCGGTCGCCGTGGTGGTGGAGGACGGCTCGGCGGAGCGCGGGGACATCACCGGGGGCGGGGTGGCGGCTCCGATCGCCCGGGCGGTGATGGAGTCGGTGCTCAACTCCAGGGAATGA
- a CDS encoding FtsW/RodA/SpoVE family cell cycle protein — MIKAGTTGTTVVQADVPARAVRPPSRRGVELALIVIAVLLSVYGYCAVGLARNGTVPPGAAGYGAGLGVLALLAHLAVRLRAPHADPLPLPIGVLLNGLGLVLIYRLDLETPHDHAAPTQLVWSTLGVTLFTVVVLMLRDYRVLQRYAYVCVVGALVLLLLPILFPAVNGARIWIHVAGFSIQPGEFAKVLLAVFFAAYLAANRNALAYTGRQVWRFRRVQLPTGRVLGPILAIWLLSVGVLVLERDLGTSLLFFGLFVVLLYVATGRTGWIAVGLLLAALGAVAVGWLEPHVHSRVQDWLHPFASIEAGQGPGQVAQSLFAFAAGGFLGTGLGVGHAILIGFAAKSDFILATAGEELGLAGLSAIFLLYGLLVERGYRAGLALRDPFGRLLAVGLASIVALQVFVIAGGVTGLIPLTGMAMPFLAQGGSSVVTNWAIVALLIRVSHSARSQCDAPSQYDGEVAA, encoded by the coding sequence ATGATCAAGGCCGGAACCACCGGAACCACCGTGGTACAGGCGGACGTCCCCGCTCGCGCGGTACGCCCGCCGTCGCGCCGTGGCGTCGAACTCGCCCTCATCGTCATCGCCGTACTGCTGTCCGTGTACGGCTACTGCGCCGTCGGCCTCGCCAGGAACGGCACCGTCCCTCCCGGCGCCGCAGGTTACGGCGCCGGGCTCGGCGTGCTCGCACTCCTCGCCCACCTCGCGGTGCGGCTGCGCGCCCCCCACGCCGACCCGCTGCCGCTGCCCATCGGCGTCCTGCTCAACGGCCTCGGTCTGGTGCTGATCTACCGGCTCGACCTGGAGACCCCGCACGACCACGCGGCCCCCACCCAACTCGTGTGGTCCACGCTGGGGGTCACCCTGTTCACCGTGGTCGTGCTGATGCTCCGCGACTACCGGGTGCTGCAGCGCTACGCCTATGTCTGCGTCGTCGGCGCGCTCGTCCTGCTGCTGCTCCCGATCCTCTTCCCGGCCGTGAACGGCGCGCGCATCTGGATCCACGTTGCCGGATTCTCCATCCAGCCGGGCGAGTTCGCGAAGGTGCTGCTGGCGGTCTTCTTCGCCGCGTATCTGGCGGCCAACCGCAACGCGCTGGCTTACACCGGACGTCAGGTATGGCGGTTCAGGCGGGTCCAGCTGCCCACGGGGCGGGTGCTGGGCCCGATCCTCGCCATCTGGCTGCTGAGCGTGGGCGTTCTCGTGCTGGAGCGCGATCTCGGCACCTCGCTGCTGTTCTTCGGGCTGTTCGTCGTCCTGTTGTACGTCGCCACCGGCCGCACCGGCTGGATCGCCGTCGGGCTGCTGCTGGCCGCCCTGGGCGCCGTGGCCGTCGGCTGGCTGGAGCCGCACGTGCACAGCCGCGTCCAGGACTGGCTGCACCCCTTCGCGTCGATCGAGGCCGGCCAGGGCCCGGGCCAGGTCGCCCAGTCCCTGTTCGCCTTCGCGGCGGGCGGCTTCCTCGGGACGGGCCTGGGCGTGGGCCACGCGATCCTCATCGGCTTCGCGGCGAAGTCCGACTTCATCCTCGCCACCGCCGGGGAGGAGCTGGGCCTGGCGGGCCTGTCCGCGATCTTCCTCCTCTACGGGCTGCTCGTGGAGCGCGGCTACCGGGCCGGCCTCGCCCTGCGCGACCCCTTCGGCCGGCTGCTGGCGGTCGGGCTGGCCTCGATCGTGGCGCTCCAGGTGTTCGTGATCGCGGGTGGGGTGACCGGGCTGATCCCGCTGACGGGCATGGCGATGCCGTTCCTCGCGCAGGGCGGCTCGTCGGTGGTGACCAACTGGGCGATCGTGGCGCTGCTGATCCGGGTGAGCCATTCGGCACGAAGCCAGTGCGACGCACCGAGCCAGTACGACGGGGAGGTGGCTGCGTGA
- a CDS encoding SH3 domain-containing protein, which yields MSLRSTLTRLAITTAAGALVTSVAVAPALADDDWGGGDGGDPGFSQGGQGGQGGQDSQGGQGNSDGSGQQGDWNQGDDHHDDQRLSRGVVTASELLLRSAPNRGSQVIRVAHRGERVSIFCRTNGQSVDGNRQWYLLTDGTWAWGSARYIDTIGTPPRWC from the coding sequence ATGTCCCTGCGATCCACACTCACCCGCCTCGCCATAACCACCGCCGCCGGCGCTCTCGTCACCTCCGTGGCCGTCGCTCCCGCCCTCGCGGACGACGACTGGGGCGGTGGCGACGGCGGCGACCCCGGCTTCAGCCAGGGCGGCCAGGGCGGCCAAGGCGGTCAGGACAGCCAGGGCGGCCAGGGCAACTCGGACGGCTCGGGCCAGCAAGGCGACTGGAACCAGGGCGACGACCACCACGACGACCAACGGCTCTCCCGGGGCGTCGTGACCGCGAGCGAGCTGCTGCTGCGCAGCGCGCCGAACCGCGGCAGCCAGGTGATCCGCGTGGCTCACCGGGGCGAGCGGGTCTCGATCTTCTGCAGGACCAACGGCCAGAGCGTGGACGGCAACCGCCAGTGGTACCTCCTCACGGACGGCACCTGGGCCTGGGGCTCGGCCCGCTACATCGACACCATCGGAACCCCGCCACGCTGGTGCTGA
- a CDS encoding HAMP domain-containing sensor histidine kinase, whose product MTRLALPQWAGTLAVKAALFITVMCCALAAMLGVLVHVSVTNQTVGQARKLALSRLADATKAYEAGETLLPGTGVDPPGLPAALRKLAVDGDRGTMVADHHGHPTMWAAGPADRNRALAIEVDYAQQSRTIAGLDRSILWSSGLAIGVTLLMGAFAVTRVTRRLHATAQVARRISGGDLDARVDDPRTYDTTHPQDEVAAVAAALDSMAASLQGKLLSEQRFTADVAHELRTPLTGLHAAAELLPPGRPTELVRDRVAALRTLTEDLLEISRLDTGRERLELDTEELGALAARVVRVSGTDTSVVVLRDALVETDRRRLERVLGNLVANAHKHGRKPVSLTVNGPVVTVRDHGCGYPDYLVEHGPQRFRTEGGAKGHGLGLTIAVGQAEMLGARLEFANTVDGGAVATLTLRH is encoded by the coding sequence ATGACGAGGCTCGCGCTCCCCCAGTGGGCAGGCACGCTCGCCGTGAAGGCCGCCCTCTTCATCACGGTGATGTGCTGTGCGCTCGCCGCGATGCTCGGCGTGCTGGTGCACGTGTCGGTGACCAACCAGACCGTCGGCCAGGCCCGCAAACTCGCGCTGTCCCGGCTGGCGGACGCGACGAAGGCGTACGAGGCCGGGGAGACGCTGCTGCCGGGCACGGGTGTCGATCCCCCGGGCCTGCCGGCGGCGCTGCGGAAGCTGGCGGTGGACGGGGACCGCGGCACGATGGTCGCCGATCACCATGGGCATCCCACGATGTGGGCAGCGGGTCCCGCGGACCGGAACCGGGCGCTGGCCATCGAGGTCGACTACGCGCAGCAGTCCCGCACGATCGCCGGGCTCGACCGGTCGATCCTGTGGTCGTCCGGGCTGGCGATCGGGGTGACGCTGCTGATGGGCGCCTTCGCGGTGACCCGGGTGACGCGGCGGCTGCATGCCACGGCGCAGGTGGCCCGCCGGATCAGCGGTGGCGACCTGGACGCGCGTGTCGACGATCCCCGCACGTACGATACGACGCATCCCCAGGACGAGGTGGCCGCGGTGGCCGCCGCGCTGGACTCCATGGCCGCCTCGCTGCAGGGCAAGCTGCTGAGCGAGCAGCGGTTCACGGCGGACGTGGCGCACGAGCTGCGCACCCCGCTGACCGGGCTGCACGCGGCGGCCGAGCTGCTGCCGCCCGGGCGGCCGACGGAGCTGGTGCGGGACCGGGTGGCCGCGTTGCGCACGCTCACCGAGGACCTGCTGGAGATCTCCCGGCTCGACACCGGGCGGGAGCGGCTGGAGCTCGACACGGAGGAACTGGGCGCGCTGGCGGCGCGGGTGGTGCGGGTGTCCGGGACCGACACCTCGGTCGTCGTACTGCGGGACGCCCTGGTCGAGACCGACCGGCGGCGGCTGGAGCGGGTGCTGGGCAATCTCGTCGCGAACGCGCACAAGCACGGGCGGAAGCCGGTGTCGCTGACCGTGAACGGGCCGGTGGTGACCGTGCGGGACCACGGGTGCGGGTACCCGGACTATCTCGTGGAGCACGGGCCGCAGCGCTTCCGTACCGAGGGCGGCGCCAAGGGGCACGGGCTCGGGCTGACCATCGCCGTCGGGCAGGCGGAGATGCTGGGGGCGCGGCTGGAGTTCGCGAACACGGTGGACGGCGGGGCGGTGGCCACGCTGACGCTCCGCCACTAG